The Gammaproteobacteria bacterium genomic interval GGGGTTGCCTGCTTGAATCCGTCAGCAATTCAGGCGGCCACTTTGCGGCCGGCCTCGGTACTATCGAGCTAACGGTTGCCCTGCATTATGTGTTCAACACGCCGCATGACCGCCTGGTATGGGACGTCGGGCATCAATGCTATCCGCACAAAATCCTGACCGCGCGGCGCGAACGCCTGCATACCATTCGCAAGCAAGGTGGTCTGGCGCCATTTCCCAAGCGCGCGGAGAGTGAATATGACACTTTCGGCGTTGGTCATTCCAGCACGTCCATCAGTGCCGCCTTAGGCATGGCGCTGGCGTTTGCTGCTAGTCACGAGAACCGCAAGGCGGTCGCCATCATCGGTGATGGGGCGCTGACCGCCGGGATGGCTTTTGAGGCGCTCAACCACATGGGCGACCTGCAGGCCGATCTGCTGGTAATCCTCAACGATAACGAGATGTCGATATCGCCCAACGTAGGCGCGATGAACAATTATCTGACCCGCATGCTGTCAGGCCGCGTGTACTCCACCATGCGCGAGGGCGGCAAGCGCCTGCTCAAGCAGATGCCGCCGATGTGGGAGTTCGCGCGCCGCGCGGAAGAGCACGTGAAGGGCATGATCGTACCCGGCACCTTATTTGAAGAGATGGGGCTCAGGTATTTCGGGCCGGTCGATGGGCACGACCTGCCAGGTCTACTTCGCACGCTGGAAAGCCTCATGGACAACAAAGGTCCGCAGTTGCTGCATATCGTCACGCGCAAGGGCAAAGGTTACGCGGCGGCCGAAGCGGATCCGGTCAAGTATCACGCGGTGACGAAGTTCGATCCCAAGGTCGGCATGGTGGCGTCCAAGGGCGTATCAAAGCCCACGTACACGCAGGTGTTCGGTGACTGGCTGTGCGACATGGCCGCCGAGGATCCACGACTGATGGCAATTACACCCGCGATGCGCGAGGGGTCGGGACTGGTGCGGTTCTCGCAGGAGTACCCGAAACGTTATTTCGATGTCGGCATTGCCGAACAGCACGCTGTGACAGTGGCTGCCGGCATGGCTTGCGAGGGCCGCAAACCGGTAGTAGCGATTTATTCTACTTTTTTACAACGCGCCTACGACCAGCTGATTCACGATGTAGCGATTCAGAATCTGCCGGTGCTGTTCGCCATCGATCGCGCCGGCGTGGTCGGGCCCGACGGCCCAACACATTCCGGCAGCTTCGATCTCAGTTATTTACGCTGTATCCCGAACATGACCATCATGGCGCCGGCGGACGAAAACGAATGCCGCCAGATGTTATATACCGGCTATCAGCTAGACACGCCTGCCGCGGTCCGATACCCGCGCGGCACCGGTCCGGGCGCGGTTATCGAAGCGGATATGCGGCGGCTGGCGATCGGCAAGGCGGAGAAATTACGCCAGGGGCGCAAAATTGCGATCCTGGCTTTCGGCAGTGCGGTCAGCGATGCCTGGCAGGCCGGCGAAGCGTTGAACGCGAGCGTGGTGAACATGCGCTTCGTCAAACCGCTGGATGAAGCGATGGTCACGCAGCTTGCGCGGGAACACGATGTGCTGGTCACAGTCGAAGACAACGTAATCGCAGGCGGCGCTGGCAGCGCGGTCAACGAATGTCTTGCGCGGCTGGATAAACAGGTGACCGTGCTAAACCTGGGGTTGCCGGATCGCTTTCTGGAGCACGGCAGCCGTGAACAACTGCTCGCCGAGGCCGGTATCGACGCACCCGGCATAGTCGCTTCCATCGAGTCATCGCTAGGCTCCAAACGGCCCAGGGCCGCGGCCAGGTCGGTATCCAAAGTATCGACTTCGTAACCCTCATCTGATCGGTCAGTTCCGCTTCCGCGGTGCCTTGGGCATGTACAGACAGACGGTTGCTCAACGCCAGCGCTCCTTCCGACCGTCGTCCTCCTTAACGTCGTCCTCCTTAACATGAGGCTTTTCTATTCTAGGACTTGATATTCGATTATGAGCACCGCCGCCTCCGCCCCCACGGCCTTCAGATCCATCGAGGACACACAAAATGC includes:
- the dxs gene encoding 1-deoxy-D-xylulose-5-phosphate synthase yields the protein MTNTAYPFLDRIQHPQDLRELPKADLGAVAKELRGCLLESVSNSGGHFAAGLGTIELTVALHYVFNTPHDRLVWDVGHQCYPHKILTARRERLHTIRKQGGLAPFPKRAESEYDTFGVGHSSTSISAALGMALAFAASHENRKAVAIIGDGALTAGMAFEALNHMGDLQADLLVILNDNEMSISPNVGAMNNYLTRMLSGRVYSTMREGGKRLLKQMPPMWEFARRAEEHVKGMIVPGTLFEEMGLRYFGPVDGHDLPGLLRTLESLMDNKGPQLLHIVTRKGKGYAAAEADPVKYHAVTKFDPKVGMVASKGVSKPTYTQVFGDWLCDMAAEDPRLMAITPAMREGSGLVRFSQEYPKRYFDVGIAEQHAVTVAAGMACEGRKPVVAIYSTFLQRAYDQLIHDVAIQNLPVLFAIDRAGVVGPDGPTHSGSFDLSYLRCIPNMTIMAPADENECRQMLYTGYQLDTPAAVRYPRGTGPGAVIEADMRRLAIGKAEKLRQGRKIAILAFGSAVSDAWQAGEALNASVVNMRFVKPLDEAMVTQLAREHDVLVTVEDNVIAGGAGSAVNECLARLDKQVTVLNLGLPDRFLEHGSREQLLAEAGIDAPGIVASIESSLGSKRPRAAARSVSKVSTS